In the Pectinophora gossypiella chromosome 24, ilPecGoss1.1, whole genome shotgun sequence genome, aaaGTCCTTTTTCTCGCGGTTCTCTGTCaatttttaaaatagtttttatttttaatttacgctCTGCACGAGGATGGCACTCTGTACTGCCTAATCTGAGGAACACCGgacactttaggattctgtcccTGTTGGATTTGTTGTACGTATTGTTGGTATTGCTGGTCCAGCTTCGAACTGCAGACGACCTGTGCTGCCTTCACTTGATAGTTCTCTCCTTTGCAGTGCGACGAGCACGCATCCAGAGGCGTTGTCGTGATGCAAATTTCGTTGCTGTTCTCATAATATTGGACTTGCTTTTTCAACGCACACGGACCTCGAACTCTGTTGTAAGACTTGGCTCTAAAAACTTTGCGGGAGGTCCAGTCCTCAGAGGATTCCTCTGACGATTCCTGCTTCTGCCATTGCCTCCATTGTCTATCCGAGCGAAGGATAGTCGTGTACTGATACTGGCGCTGATAAGCCAGTTGAAGAGCCAACTCTTGCAGCTGTTCAGTCTTAGGGTCACTGTTGTCTTTCAAAGCGTAAGACGCGGCGTATTGCTCACCATTGTCTAACAGGAGTCCAGAAGGAGTGAGGTAGTCATCACGTGGCTCTCCACTCATCAGACCACAGATGCCTCTAGTATGGTTCCTGGCCTCTCTCTCGAGGACAACCAACCTCTGGCCATCATACATGGCTCGTAAACGATTTTCCCTAATGTTCAGCATGAGGACTCCATCAGGCTGGATGTAGTACTTCAAGAATGGTGTCTGTTCAGCATCGTCCCAGTACATTGTGAGGTCACCCTCTGAAACCTTCTTAGAATTGGTGTTGACCTTCAAGGTAGGCTTGTTGCCAGCTGATTCGATTTCAATCTCCAGGTCTTTGCCAGTTTCGGACCTGAAAACAAAATTATCGTTAATGATAGTTGGGGAGATTTCGATTCAAaccctataggtacctacctattagacTTTTCAAGACAGAGTTACGAAGTAGtgggtgtattttattttagttgagGTACTGCATGTTTAATGACCACATGATTATAATATGGGGACAGATCACAAGCTTATCTTTCTAAAACAGAAAATATATCGTTTTGCTACACTTAGGTTGCAGTTTTAAGACAAGTGAACTCGAACTTACTTGTAAGAAATGTAGATATCCTGCTTTTCTTGGCTCGGTCTCCTGGACAAAACGACGAGCTCATCGCGATGCTGCTGCCAGCGAGGGTCGTACATCACCACATGCCAGGCCGGAGACAGGGTGTAGTCGTAAACGCGGTTGCTGAACGTCTTGATCTGGGTGCCGTCGACTGTGCAGTAGGCTGTTGGATAAAAGGAAACTGTTGTTatgaaaaagtgtttttttttttactatattttcgcgtttgaccataatctcatctgttggtaagtgacgatgtagcCTATGGTGGATGTGATtgcctagcaaatgcctattcactctagtctTACAGATTTAAAGGCTGTAATTTACGAAAATACAACATAAGCAGGTTGTGCCATACTACGCTACTCTAACTAAAAGGAAGATGCGAATCgttttgatgtaagtacctaccagtTACAAGTAAGTCTACTAAAGACCGACGAGTGATCAAAGCTTGGTGAGAGTATTTCCTCATGCGGCGCAGATTTCCACAAGTTAAActatggggtttggattttaaaaggactttgtgCTTTAAGACATGGTTTTACTTAAACAGTACGATGGCTGAGGTTTGATCGTGGATGGTTTAGAGTTTCAATACATTGATTACTTACGTTGATACTGATGACGCGTGTAGTAGTTAGCGACACGTTCGTGAGGCTTAATCGGAGTGTAGACTGAGAAGGCTCCTGCAGCTACACGAGGGATAGGAACGTTCTTGATCCTCACTTCACCATATTTCGAATTAAAGTTCAAGCTCATGATATTGTCCAGATAGTTATTCTGCACTTCAATGTCCAGCTTGCCTTCAGGAGTAGTCTTTAACGGGTTGACATCAGCTAACCACGAGCCGTATTGCTCAGCAATTCTATAAGCTTGGAAGATGGCGTATTTGAAAGCTGGGCTCACGTCTTTGTAAGTGACAGACGCCTTGAAGTAATCAGGAGCTTGAGCCATGACGATCATCTTGTGCCCTTCAGGCTGGTAGTAGTTATTACGGGCCACTTGTTCCTGTACTTTCTTGTACAGAGGCAGTTTCTGCAGAGCCTCAGTATACTTCTTGGTGCGTTCCGACTGGATATTAATTTTCACGTTTCCGCCTAAGTTCTCGCCAAACTTGATTTCAGACTCGAAGCTCATCTTGAGTTCCTTCTTCAGAGCCTCAAGAGGATTCAGAGCAGTGACATCGGGCTTGTTGACCTTGCCAACTCCTGTAATCTGGTTGCTGCCTTGAGCGTAGTTTTTGCTGGCGAAGAAGGCATATTGGATCTTGGAGTCTACTGGGCTGCCACCGACGGCAGCTGTGAATACAAATTCGGCCTTCACGGGTCCTTCTAAGACGGCACTCAAGTCGATGACTTTAGCTTCAGGATTATTCATGCCAGAGATAACTTGCTTCATGATCTCGCCACGGCGTGCTTCGCTGTTGGGAGAAACATCTTCTATTTTTTTGGCAACCAGCGGCATTTCGGTTTTCTTCAGGTTGTAGAATGCatctgtaatataaaataaatgttagcGTACATTTTCTGATCAGTTTTCTTGAATTTAATGCTTGGTAATCagctaaaattattaataacacttACCATATACGGCAGTAAAGGTCACAGCCTTGTTCTGTGATTGTTTTCCAAGATATTTGAAGTTAAAGTGCGTGAGAGCCACATCCTTCTGGTAAACGGCCAAGATGATGTTCTTGAGGAGATCGTTTGATTGGAACATCCTACTGAAACTCCTGTAGTCTGAAGAGTAGGAGTAGCCTTGGAGTTGGTACTGAGAGCTTGTGGTTTGTCCAAACCTGGAATCAATGGCGACAACCTTGTTGTTTCGTGTGACCATCTTAGTTGTAGGGTCAAGAGAAATTGGGACTAAACTGTCCTTCTTCTGGTTGGCAGTATAAGGCCACACGCTGTAGTGAACAATGGTGGAGTCCTGGTCGTTACGTAAGTGCTCGAAGCGGATCTTAACTTCGCCACGTTTCATCTTCAGATCGAGCTTCATCGGGATGTACAGTTGGAGTTTGTTGACGACACCAGCGCTAGCGTACTGGTTGGCTAAAGTGTCCAAGAAACCGACACTTCCGTCAATGTTTCTGGCGTAAGTGAACTGGATCTCCTTCTGGATGGATGTTTCGTAGTTGCGATTCTGGTACTTCATCTCGCCCTTGATGTTTCCTTGGACGTGGATAGCGGTGGGCTCCTTGTATTTGTAGATGAAGGGCATACCATTGGCAAGAGGGAACATCACATTGATCTGAGCCTGGTTAAAGACCTTGGTGTAGTGAACGTCGACGCCCTTAGCGAGTTTCTGGAAAAGATCCCTCATAGCAATAGGCAGTTCGTTGAAATCTTCTTCGCTGAAAGAGAAGAACCTTGGTTGGTTCATGAGGTTCAAGAAGAGCGAGGCTTCAAGAGGGTTCTGAGGGTCACGCTTAATCTTCAGCATTTCGGAGATTTTCTCTGCGGAATATTTGTGGTTCGATTGCGATTCGGGCGTCTGTTGCAACATTTTGTTCATTTGCTGCTGGAATCTCTCAACGAACTGCTGGACGCTGGAGAAAGAAGCTGTGATCTGTAATATTAAGAATAATCAGCTGTGAAACTGGGTACATTATTTGTCAACATAATTGCAATGAATGCATCAAATGAGATATGGCCGTTATATAAACGTATTAAATTAATAGATGAGAAAACTGTTCTGGTTAACGCAATTAACGTTTTGACAGGTGATCTTTTCTGGATTCTGGAAAACGCTTTGTTTCATTAGAGATGGAAGTATAAACGACttgttttatgttatatttttttcttgtatttgTTTAAACAGACATATCAACTGAGATAAACAGGGCgttggtgacaccgtaacaatatctttgggggatgattcaggaaaaatcataaaaataatacgacaggaaacttcacttgctTTAACTCAGAATCCCTGGTCtgaatggtctgaatcacccctcaaagttttcgttacggtgtcactaacatcctatatcATTACAGTATCCctgttacttatttatatacataataaataatgcctTACCGTTTTCCATCCAGAAGTTTGGCTCCTCAGGCCGTATCTTAAGTATCTTGGGAACAGACTGTCTTCACTGCCGCTGGTTGAAAGCACATCCATAATACCGAGCTCATAGTCGTTGTCGAAATAGTCGTCGTACTTTTTCGAGGAGTATTGCTGTCCAAACATCTCCTTAGTAAGCATCGGGCTGGCGGCTTGAGCAGTTCTTGCCCTGGAAATGGTGAATACACAGATCTTAGAAAATATCCTTGGATAAAAACTTGTATCATAAGCAAGGTCGATGGTTTGAATTTCAgtaaaaccaatgattttcgaatttgttttcatcttggatgtttatcacgtgctcagcggttaaggaaaacatcgtgaggaaacctacattcccgagaaatgcgtttccgaGGTATGTGAGCTAATCTGTATCTAGCTGGTTTTCTCTTTGAGCGTTGGGTCTGTTGGGAGGTTTGTTGAAATCGGACCAGTCAAatctttaggctagataagcgGGCCCCTTTACACCGGGGTAACTAGGGGATTAGTTTCAATTCaagtttaaaatgtaatttgCTACTTACAGGTCTAAGTGACGCGGGTTCTTCTGTTTAGCAGCATTCAGGATCGCAGACTTGAGGATAGCACGGACTTGCATGCTAGGATCTTCATGGGTCATCTCAGCCATAGCTAACATCATCGCGGTGGTGGGGTGAGCAACGAAGATGTTATGGATCGCAGCCAGTCTCACTTCGTTGGGTTCAGCAGTGTTTCTTAGGATGCTGTAAAACACAGCACGAGCGTAGCTGTCCTTCTGGTGCGCGAGCTTGTCCAAGTTGTCAACCATCAAAGCCCTTAGGTAAGTGGACACACCGATCTTGCCTTCCAAATAGGGAGCGAACACGTCCAAAATCGATCGGTGGGCGAGCTGACCGATAGCCTTGATGTACACTTGGGCCTTGCGACTATCTTCTTGTTGGATAGCTTGCTCCAAGCCCTGGCTGAGACGGGGCAGGATCTTCTCTAGAACGAAGTTATCGTGTTGGCGAGCCAGACGACCGTACATGTGGGTTGGGTAGTAAGCGTGTGCTGTCTCGTTATTCACATGACCCATGTTGATGAACCTTGTAGCAGCAACCAAAGCACTACTGTTCAAGTACTGCTGCTGCATCACTTCAGGGTTGATAGCCAGTTCGAAGAACTGAATCATGATCTCCTTAGTTGGGTAACGAAGAGTGTTGACAAGGGTTGAGACGACCTGCGCAGCTTCTTCGCGCTCGATTTTCTTGGCCTGGATCCAGGAGATAATCTGCTTGAAGGCTGGCAGGGTGCCAGCTTGAGCCACAGCGTCGCGGTAGATCATCCACATGTCGGTCTTGACGAGGTTGTTAGAAGCCTTCGCGGCTTCAATGCTGCGGCTAGTCTGGGTCAGCTGTTCGTAGTCCATAGCGGCGATGACTCGGACAAGGATATTGAACTTGCTGAGGAAGTCGGTTCTAGGCAGGTTGTTGATGTTCTGGAGCAGCTGAGCGGTCTCTTGCACGAGTTTTTGGGCGTTGGCTGGGTTCTGCTTCTGAGCTTTATGAGCCTGTGGGTTCATGTACAGAGCAGCGTACGCAGGCTCGTTGTCCATGGGGATCTCGTCATTTATATAAGCTGAAGTCGAGTCGCTGGAGCTGGAAtcgtcattttcattttcattacgTTTCTGAATGACGATCTTGTTGATTGATACGATTTTCTTGGGCATCCTGTATGACCGGCGAACTCTGTTTGACGACTGTTCAGCAACGTCGGCCTCCTGTTGCTCACGAGATTCCTCAGACGAGTCGTGGATGGCTGTCTGCTTGTTTGACATGGAGTATAGCAGGCTTGGGATAACGCGGCTTCCTTCAGGCAGTTTCCATGGTTGCACTTTGTCCTCCTCATAACTCGTCAGTTCGAGCTTGACGTAACTGAGTACTTCAGCCTTCTGTTGGCCGTAGACCAGAGGGTGTACTTCAACAGTGCTGGTGGTCTCGGACTTGTAGATAGGTCCTTGCCTTCCAGCCAGAATGCGAGACGTGGTTGCACGGCTGATGAACTGTTGCTCCTTGGCCTTATCAGCGGTGCCAGTCCATTGGGCTTCTTGAGGGACTCCAAAATGATAACCGACTCTGTGGTGGCTGTGGCCATAGTTCTTGCTCTTAGTGATCAGAATTGGGTCCTGAGTGAGGGAGAAGTTTGGCAGCTCGCGACGCCATTCCGAGTGGGCAGGAGTTACAGTGTACAGAGTGCTAACGTCACCAGTGACGTCAGTCTCCATCTTTCTGAACTGCCCTTGGAGCTTTTCTTTGTCGTAGTTGTTCTGGTCGCTGTGAACTGTGCGGTGGGTAGACAAGTCAACTTGCAGACCACCGATGAGACCTTTTAGTAAGTTCTCATAAGCCAGTGGCACAGACGAGGGCATGTTGAGTGACAGGACTCTTCCGCCATCGAGGTTGATCTCGAAGGGATCTTCCAAGTTCTGGACGGGTTCATACTTCAAGTCTTGAGGGAGGGTTCTTTGATCTTTACCCAAGAGCTCCTGGTGCACTGGCGCACGTTGGGGATGCTCGAGGCGCGCTTGGAGCTTTCCCTTGGCTATGACGCGGACGATAAAGGTGGCCTTTAGGGCGTTGCCGCTGCTAGCTCCTTCAGGCAGACGGGCCAAGGTGTAGGAGTAGACGTCATAGCGGTAGAGCCTGCCGACTTGCCAGGGCCATTCTGTCTGGTACTCGCCGCTATCGCTATTGAGGCCGGCGGAGACGACGGCCGCTGGAATGGGAGAAGTGCTGTTTTAATAACATTTGGCTAAGTAAAATACCCACCGACCTATGACTGTGTGTGCGCCTCTCATTCTTATGGCCGCGAATTACAATTTAGCAGTGGACGCGGTAACATTGGCAATGCGTCAATTAGTCACGTAAGCAAAGGGTTCAAGGAGAAAGTTCCTTTAGATCACTTATGAAAGATCTTCGAATCTATGTGTTTCTTAAAAGTAGTTATTAATTTAGATGAGAAAATAATAAGAGAATAAAATTCTTTGGCTTACCCAATAAGGCCGTCAGGATAATAGTCTTCATAATAATCCGTGGACACTTTTCAAAACCAGATGTTTTTGGTTCAATGAGAAGTTCACTTCTGCTAAAATCTAGACTAGATCCTCATTTTATATCTAGTTTACACGCGCTAACACTGAAAGGTACAGGACCGACCTATGATCCTATAAATGCTTACGATTCAAGTGATAACTACTTTGTTAAGATGTAAATATCGCAGTAATATCAATCTTGTAATCAGAAGATTTTCATTGTTGAAGGGATAAATAAAATCAGTCACTTTATAAACTATCTTGAAAATAATTACCTTACAGAATGAGCTGAAATGAGGGTTTTTCCAGGCTAAGTcgctaaaaacaaaatagatgacGCTTaatcttcgtttaaccttttaattttaagGATAAGAGACATCAACATGCatgatttttctttgtttttgggtaaatgatgaccctttttattacacctaggcactgacaccctgtataccaaaTTTTTAAGGCGTCTATAAATACTAAAGAACCATTAAACTGTTGCACAGAACAACATTATCGTTTTacttaaacaaatgtcaaactgtCACTATCCAATTTTTGCGCTGCACAAAAATTATATCTAACTAGCGGTAGTTAGGAGGTTGTATATGAAAAAAATCTTATGTTTGATGTAAGGACCCTATCTTACTGGGATACCATGGTGGTGGGTAGTATTCCGACCTTGTCCTAGTGAAATAGGACccttaattgggtcgtgtactaactaggttcaagataaattatgaaattctgataaagtacttaaaagtaacgaaaaacattttctttcttgtaagtatttaatttatttatcacgtttttctatgacgtcccagtgtgcttttcatacaaatttcatagtaatttcgtgt is a window encoding:
- the LOC126377802 gene encoding vitellogenin-like — translated: MKTIILTALLAAVVSAGLNSDSGEYQTEWPWQVGRLYRYDVYSYTLARLPEGASSGNALKATFIVRVIAKGKLQARLEHPQRAPVHQELLGKDQRTLPQDLKYEPVQNLEDPFEINLDGGRVLSLNMPSSVPLAYENLLKGLIGGLQVDLSTHRTVHSDQNNYDKEKLQGQFRKMETDVTGDVSTLYTVTPAHSEWRRELPNFSLTQDPILITKSKNYGHSHHRVGYHFGVPQEAQWTGTADKAKEQQFISRATTSRILAGRQGPIYKSETTSTVEVHPLVYGQQKAEVLSYVKLELTSYEEDKVQPWKLPEGSRVIPSLLYSMSNKQTAIHDSSEESREQQEADVAEQSSNRVRRSYRMPKKIVSINKIVIQKRNENENDDSSSSDSTSAYINDEIPMDNEPAYAALYMNPQAHKAQKQNPANAQKLVQETAQLLQNINNLPRTDFLSKFNILVRVIAAMDYEQLTQTSRSIEAAKASNNLVKTDMWMIYRDAVAQAGTLPAFKQIISWIQAKKIEREEAAQVVSTLVNTLRYPTKEIMIQFFELAINPEVMQQQYLNSSALVAATRFINMGHVNNETAHAYYPTHMYGRLARQHDNFVLEKILPRLSQGLEQAIQQEDSRKAQVYIKAIGQLAHRSILDVFAPYLEGKIGVSTYLRALMVDNLDKLAHQKDSYARAVFYSILRNTAEPNEVRLAAIHNIFVAHPTTAMMLAMAEMTHEDPSMQVRAILKSAILNAAKQKNPRHLDLARTAQAASPMLTKEMFGQQYSSKKYDDYFDNDYELGIMDVLSTSGSEDSLFPRYLRYGLRSQTSGWKTITASFSSVQQFVERFQQQMNKMLQQTPESQSNHKYSAEKISEMLKIKRDPQNPLEASLFLNLMNQPRFFSFSEEDFNELPIAMRDLFQKLAKGVDVHYTKVFNQAQINVMFPLANGMPFIYKYKEPTAIHVQGNIKGEMKYQNRNYETSIQKEIQFTYARNIDGSVGFLDTLANQYASAGVVNKLQLYIPMKLDLKMKRGEVKIRFEHLRNDQDSTIVHYSVWPYTANQKKDSLVPISLDPTTKMVTRNNKVVAIDSRFGQTTSSQYQLQGYSYSSDYRSFSRMFQSNDLLKNIILAVYQKDVALTHFNFKYLGKQSQNKAVTFTAVYDAFYNLKKTEMPLVAKKIEDVSPNSEARRGEIMKQVISGMNNPEAKVIDLSAVLEGPVKAEFVFTAAVGGSPVDSKIQYAFFASKNYAQGSNQITGVGKVNKPDVTALNPLEALKKELKMSFESEIKFGENLGGNVKINIQSERTKKYTEALQKLPLYKKVQEQVARNNYYQPEGHKMIVMAQAPDYFKASVTYKDVSPAFKYAIFQAYRIAEQYGSWLADVNPLKTTPEGKLDIEVQNNYLDNIMSLNFNSKYGEVRIKNVPIPRVAAGAFSVYTPIKPHERVANYYTRHQYQPYCTVDGTQIKTFSNRVYDYTLSPAWHVVMYDPRWQQHRDELVVLSRRPSQEKQDIYISYKSETGKDLEIEIESAGNKPTLKVNTNSKKVSEGDLTMYWDDAEQTPFLKYYIQPDGVLMLNIRENRLRAMYDGQRLVVLEREARNHTRGICGLMSGEPRDDYLTPSGLLLDNGEQYAASYALKDNSDPKTEQLQELALQLAYQRQYQYTTILRSDRQWRQWQKQESSEESSEDWTSRKVFRAKSYNRVRGPCALKKQVQYYENSNEICITTTPLDACSSHCKGENYQVKAAQVVCSSKLDQQYQQYVQQIQQGQNPKVSGVPQIRQYRVPSSCRA